CTGTCGCTGACGTCGTCGGCGATCAGCACCTTGAGCCCCGACAGGTCGATGGCGGCGGGCGTCGGCGGCAGCATGATCGGGACGTCGAGCCGCTCGTCGATGCCGGTGTAGAACTCGACGTTGACCGCCGAGAGGTTCTTGACGTCGAGCGCGTAGCCCAGCCCCATGCCGAGGCCGAGGCCGCCGCGGGCGATGGCCAGCACCACGTCGGGCTCGAAGCCGGAGTTGACGACCTGCTGGGCCAGCTCGCGCACCGCGGTGCCGAACAGCTCGTAGGTCAGGGTCTCGCGCTCGTCGCTCACGCGCAGAGTCTGACGCCCGGGCCGGCCCCGGCGGAACCCCGGTCTCACTCCGGGTGATCAGTCGGGCTCGGGGGCCTCGCGTCCGGAGGAGGCCAGCTCGTCGCGCACCACCGCGAACGCCAGGCCGGAGCCGTAGCCCTTGCGGGCGAGCATGCCGACCAGGCGGCGGGTGGCCACGGTGTCGTCGACGCGGGTCAGGGTGCGCAGCTTGCGGCGGACCAGGGCCCGGGCGGCCTCCTCCTCCTGGGCCGGGTCGACCTCGTCGAGCGCCTCGCGGGCGACCTCGTCGTCGACGCCCTTGCGGCGCAGCTCCTGGGCCAGCGCCCGGCGGGCCAGCCCCTTGCCGCCGGCCGCACCGCGACCGGAGATCCAGGCCCGGGCGAACGCGTCGTCGTCGACCAGCCCGACCTCCTCGAACCGGTCGAGGAGGCGCACCGCGATCTCGTCGGGCACGCCCTTGGCGGCCAGCTTGTCGGCCAGCTCGCTGCGCGAGCGGGCCCGACCGGTGAGCTGGTCGAGCAGGATGGTGCGCGCGACCGACTCGGGGTCGGCGTCCGGCCCGTCGGCTACCGGGTCGGCCGGCGACTTCTCCGGCCAGCGGCTGCGGGGGCGGTTGCGGGGGGCGGACCGGCTGCGGTGGTCTCGAGGCTCGTCGCCGGGGCTCCTCGCACCTCGACCGGCGTCGGGGTCAGGGGCGGGGGCGTTGCGCGTCCACGCGGTGACGCCCTGGTGGACGTCACCGCGCCACGACTCAGAAGTCGTCGACACCGATCGGGGCGTCGGAGAGGTCGGACAGCGGGTCGGCGGGCTTCTCGACGCTGGGGCCGACCCCGAGCTTCTCGAGGATCTTCTTCTCCAGCTCATTGGCCAGGTCGGGGTTGTCCTTGAGGAAGGTGCGGGCGTTCTCCTTGCCCTGGCCGAGCTGGTCGCCGTCGTAGGTGTACCAAGCGCCGGCCTTGCGGACGATGCCGGCCTCGACGCCGACGTCGATCAGGCCGCCCTCGCGGCTGATGCCCTTGCCGTACATGATGTCGAACTCGGCCTGCTTGAACGGCGGGGCGACCTTGTTCTTGACGACCTTGACCCGGGTGCGGTTGCCGACCATGTCGGTGCCGTCCTTGAGGGTCTCGATGCGGCGCACGTCGAGGCGGACCGAGGAGTAGAACTTCAGCGCGCGGCCACCGGTCGTGGTCTCCGGCGAGCCGAACATGACGCCGATCTTCTCGCGGAGCTGGTTGATGAAGATGGCGGTCGTGCCGGAGTTGTTGAGCGCACCGGTCATCTTGCGCAGCGCCTGGCTCATCAGCCGGGCCTGGAGGCCGACGTGGCTGTCGCCCATCTCGCCCTCGATCTCGGCGCGTGGCACCAGCGCGGCCACCGAGTCGATGACGATCAGGTCGAGCGCGCCGGAGCGGATGAGCATGTCGGCGATCTCAAGCGCCTGCTCACCGGAGTCGGGCTGCGAGACCAGCAGGGCGTCGGTGTCGACGCCGAGGTTGGCGGCGTAGTCGGGGTCGAGCGCGTGCTCGGCGTCGATGAAGGCGACGATGCCGCCGGCGGCCTGGGCGTTGGCCACCGCGTGCAGGGCGACCGTCGTCTTGCCGGAGGACTCCGGCCCGTAGATCTCGACGACCCGCCCGCGCGGCAGGCCGCCCAGGCCCAGGGCCACGTCGAGGGCGATCGACCCGGTCGGGATGATCTCGAGGGGGGCGCGCGTCTCGTCGCCCAGGCGCATCACCGAGCCCTTGCCGAACTGCTTCTCGATGTTGAGCAGCGCGGCGTCCAGGGCCTTGTCGCGGTCTCCACCAGCCATGATGTTGTGTCCTAACGTCGGTGTGTCTCGAAGGTGTCTCGGATGGGAGGTCGTCGTCCCGATCTGTCCAGCGAGACGCTAGGGGCGACCACCGACAGTCCGCTCGATCGAACGACCCGCCTGTGGATGACCGCCTGGGTCAGCGCCCACGAGCAGGCTATGCCGAACACACGTTCGAAGCCATCCGACACGCCGGTCAGGCGGGGGAGCGGCGCGCAACCACCAGGCGTACGACGATCCACGCGACCACCGACACCACGACCACCGCGGCGAACACCCACCACCCACCGACGAAGTCACGGTCGAGCAGGGTGGGGTTGTCGGGCTTGCGCCCCTTGGCCAGCAGCACCGGGATCGCCAGCAGGGTCACCGACCCCAGCACCACCCCGCCCACGACGAGGGGCGCCCGCACCACGGGCGGCACGAACCGCACCACGACGAAGCCGAGCGCCAGGACGACCAGCGCGATCAGCAGGTCGTTGAGCACGACGCCGCCGACGAGGTACTTGGCCGCGCTGACGAGCTGGCGCGACTGCGTCTGGCGCGAGAGGAACAGGTAGGCGCCGTACAGGCCCACCAGGACGCCGACCGCGCCGACGACGACGCGGACCACCACGATCGCGCGGCCAGGCCCCGCCTGAGGTCGCACGTCGGGTCCCGTGTCGGGGGTGCTCGCGCCACTCACGCCTGCACCTCGATGCTGCCGAGCCACTTGGTCTGCAGCACGCCGGGCCGGTTGGGCGCGATCAGCCGGCAGGGGTAGCCGTGGTCCAGCGCGAGGGCCTCGCCGTCGAGCATCAGCGCCAGCAGCGTGCGGTCGTCTCCGGCGAACGTCTTCTGCAGCGTGTTGACCGTGTAGTAGGGCCCGTTCTCCTGGAAGGACGACACCGTGACGTCGCTGTCGGCGTCGGCCCCGACCAGGGCGAGGACGTCGCTGAGCCGTACGCCGGTCCAGGTGCCGTTGGCGCTCCACCCCTCGACGCAGGCGATCGGGAGGGTCTCGGTGCGCTGGGTCATCGCGAGCAGGTCGGGTCGCGACAGCGCGACGCTCCGCTCGCCGTGGGAGACCTCGAGCCGCCAGCTCTCGCTCGTCGCGGTGGCGGTGACGCCGGCGGCCTTGGCCGAGCGGTTGACCGGGATGCCCTGTGGGCCGTCGCCGGAGCGCACGCCGAACACCGACACGGTGCGCAGCCACGGAACAGTCGCCCCGGCGGTCAGCAGGACCGTCGTACCGGCGGCCAGCCAGGTGGTGCGCAGCAGGCCGCGACGCGACATCACGCCCTGGTCGACGGCGGTGGGCCGGTCGTGGGAGTGCTCGTCCTCGACGTCGTGGAGCAGCGCCTCGCGGATCACGGGCAGCTTGACGGCGATGTGGACCAGCAGGGCGCCGATGGTGACCCAGGCCATCGCGTAGTGGGCGGGCCGGAAACCGAACTTCCAGACGTACCAGGACGCGGTGTTGGTCAGGCCCGTGACGAGCATGAAGATCGACGAGGCGACCAGCACCAGGATCGAGACCCGCTCGAGACCGGTGAGGAGCAGCTGCCGGGCGCGCAGCGACGGCGGCCGCTCGAACAGCTTGGGATAGACCGTCCAGAGCTTGACCAGCAGCAGCGGCACGGACGCCGTACCGGTGACGACGTGCAGGCCCTGGGTCAGGCGGTAGCCCCACGAGGGGCTGGACGGGTACGGGATCGGCTGGGTCGGGTTCTGCGCGTAGTGGCTGAGCAGGCCGGTGACGAAGCAGACGCCGAAGGCGATGCCGAGGGCCATGCCGATCCGGGCGGCGACGGCCGGGCTGCGCAGGCGCGAGGTGAAGTGCTCCGGCTTGGGGCCGGGCAGGGTCTGCGGGTCGAGGACCTTCACGTGACCGCCTGCAGCACGGCGACCCAGCGCCCGCCGTGGCAGGTCTGGTCGACCAGTCGCAGCCCCGCGCGGGCGGCCAGGACGCCGATGTCGTCGAGGCCCACGACCGCCCAGCGGAACCGGCTGCTGCGCGCACCGCCGGCCTCGATGGTGGCCCACACGGTCTTGGCCGGTACGCCGGGAGCAGCGACCTCCACGACGATGCGGCCGCGGGACTCGATGAGCTCGCGCACCCGGCTCAGCAGCGAGATCGGGTCGCCGCCGATGCCGACGTTGCCGTCGGCGAGCAGCGCGGTGGACCAGCGTCCCTCGCCGGGCACGGTGTCGAAGACGTCGAGCTGCAGGGCGGCCCCGCCGCGCTGCAGGGTCTGGCCGACGGCCTCACGGACCACGTCGATGCCGAGCGCCACGACCCCGCGCTCGACCAGCGCGGCGGTCATCCGACCGGGACCGCAGCCGACGTCGAGGGTCGGTCCGACGCAGAGGTCGAGGATCGACTGGTCGTGCTCGTCGGCGACCCGGGTCCAGGCGTCCATCGGCATCACGGACGGAGCGTCGTCGAGCCCGATCACCGCGCAGGGGTGCCCCTGCAGGGCGTAGGCGAACACGGTCGAGAACGGCTGCGTGACCGGCTCGACCTGCTCCACACGGTTCAGCTGATCGGTCATCGGGCTACCGCCTTCTGCTCGGTCCAGGCCCGCGCGAACCGCGTGGCCGGTGCGGCCGCGGCCACCAGGTCGGCGTCGACGGCGGTGTCGACGTCGGTCAGCTCGACGATGTCGCCGACGTCGAGGCCCGCAGCGGTGAGGGCGACCCGGGTGTCGTCGTACGTGGTGGGGGTGGACATGGGTACGCCGACCAGCGCCGCGGCGTGGGCAGGGTCGCGCAGGGCGAGCACCCACCAGCCGCCGTCGTCGGCGCGACCGAGCACGGCGTCGTGGTCGAGGAGCCGGGCGGCGACGTCGGCCAGCAGCTCGGGGGTGACCTGCGGGGTGTCCATGCCGACCTGGACGGTGGGACCCGGACCCGCGTCGGCGTGGGCCGCGGCGAGACGCTCGTCGAAGGCGTCGCCGCGCTGGGGCACCACGGTCCACCGGGTCGTGGGGTCGTCGAGCGTGCCGCGCAGGTCGTCGGCGCGTTCGGCGAGGTCGAGGTCGCCGGTCAGGGCGATCACCCGGCGGGGCGCGTGGGCGCACGCCGCGAGCGTGTCGAGGAGGGCGGCGGCCGCCAGGTCGGCGGCAGCCCGCTCCCCCACGCCGGCCGCGAG
The Nocardioides plantarum genome window above contains:
- a CDS encoding phosphoribosyltransferase, yielding MSDERETLTYELFGTAVRELAQQVVNSGFEPDVVLAIARGGLGLGMGLGYALDVKNLSAVNVEFYTGIDERLDVPIMLPPTPAAIDLSGLKVLIADDVSDSGRTLELVRSFFADHVAEARIAVIYEKPRTIVHADYVWRHTDLWINFPWSTEPPLVDRRGGLAH
- a CDS encoding regulatory protein RecX, yielding MSTTSESWRGDVHQGVTAWTRNAPAPDPDAGRGARSPGDEPRDHRSRSAPRNRPRSRWPEKSPADPVADGPDADPESVARTILLDQLTGRARSRSELADKLAAKGVPDEIAVRLLDRFEEVGLVDDDAFARAWISGRGAAGGKGLARRALAQELRRKGVDDEVAREALDEVDPAQEEEAARALVRRKLRTLTRVDDTVATRRLVGMLARKGYGSGLAFAVVRDELASSGREAPEPD
- the recA gene encoding recombinase RecA, coding for MMAGGDRDKALDAALLNIEKQFGKGSVMRLGDETRAPLEIIPTGSIALDVALGLGGLPRGRVVEIYGPESSGKTTVALHAVANAQAAGGIVAFIDAEHALDPDYAANLGVDTDALLVSQPDSGEQALEIADMLIRSGALDLIVIDSVAALVPRAEIEGEMGDSHVGLQARLMSQALRKMTGALNNSGTTAIFINQLREKIGVMFGSPETTTGGRALKFYSSVRLDVRRIETLKDGTDMVGNRTRVKVVKNKVAPPFKQAEFDIMYGKGISREGGLIDVGVEAGIVRKAGAWYTYDGDQLGQGKENARTFLKDNPDLANELEKKILEKLGVGPSVEKPADPLSDLSDAPIGVDDF
- a CDS encoding molybdopterin-dependent oxidoreductase is translated as MKVLDPQTLPGPKPEHFTSRLRSPAVAARIGMALGIAFGVCFVTGLLSHYAQNPTQPIPYPSSPSWGYRLTQGLHVVTGTASVPLLLVKLWTVYPKLFERPPSLRARQLLLTGLERVSILVLVASSIFMLVTGLTNTASWYVWKFGFRPAHYAMAWVTIGALLVHIAVKLPVIREALLHDVEDEHSHDRPTAVDQGVMSRRGLLRTTWLAAGTTVLLTAGATVPWLRTVSVFGVRSGDGPQGIPVNRSAKAAGVTATATSESWRLEVSHGERSVALSRPDLLAMTQRTETLPIACVEGWSANGTWTGVRLSDVLALVGADADSDVTVSSFQENGPYYTVNTLQKTFAGDDRTLLALMLDGEALALDHGYPCRLIAPNRPGVLQTKWLGSIEVQA
- a CDS encoding class I SAM-dependent methyltransferase codes for the protein MTDQLNRVEQVEPVTQPFSTVFAYALQGHPCAVIGLDDAPSVMPMDAWTRVADEHDQSILDLCVGPTLDVGCGPGRMTAALVERGVVALGIDVVREAVGQTLQRGGAALQLDVFDTVPGEGRWSTALLADGNVGIGGDPISLLSRVRELIESRGRIVVEVAAPGVPAKTVWATIEAGGARSSRFRWAVVGLDDIGVLAARAGLRLVDQTCHGGRWVAVLQAVT
- a CDS encoding TIGR04282 family arsenosugar biosynthesis glycosyltransferase yields the protein MTAIPSTTAPPTWTVLVVAKAPVSGLAKTRLAAGVGERAAADLAAAALLDTLAACAHAPRRVIALTGDLDLAERADDLRGTLDDPTTRWTVVPQRGDAFDERLAAAHADAGPGPTVQVGMDTPQVTPELLADVAARLLDHDAVLGRADDGGWWVLALRDPAHAAALVGVPMSTPTTYDDTRVALTAAGLDVGDIVELTDVDTAVDADLVAAAAPATRFARAWTEQKAVAR